One genomic segment of Synechocystis sp. LKSZ1 includes these proteins:
- a CDS encoding RNA methyltransferase → MTTLATLRIILVEPAGPLNVGSVARVMKNMGLQTLILVNPQCDPLGEQARQMAVHGLDVLEQARCVPTLAKALQGCQRAMATTAFSRNLHSPLEAPRQALPWLLEAEATSALIFGREDRGLSNEELNLAHRFVGIPANPAYASLNLAQAVAICAYELYQHSFQANALLPLAPETGQAPLEHLEAYYQHLETILLGIGVLYPHTAKARMAKLRRIYQRACPSTEEVALLRGILRQIDWIQQHLPPKPGQDA, encoded by the coding sequence ATGACTACCCTAGCGACTCTGCGGATTATTTTGGTGGAACCCGCTGGCCCCCTGAATGTGGGGTCAGTGGCCCGCGTGATGAAAAATATGGGCTTGCAAACCCTGATCCTCGTCAATCCCCAGTGTGACCCCCTGGGAGAACAGGCTCGACAGATGGCGGTGCATGGCCTGGATGTGCTGGAACAGGCCCGTTGTGTTCCTACCTTGGCCAAGGCCCTGCAGGGTTGTCAACGGGCTATGGCTACGACGGCCTTCAGTCGCAATCTCCATTCGCCCCTGGAGGCCCCCCGTCAGGCCCTCCCCTGGCTTCTGGAAGCAGAGGCGACCAGCGCCCTCATTTTTGGCCGGGAAGACCGGGGTCTGAGCAATGAAGAACTGAACTTGGCCCATCGTTTTGTCGGCATTCCTGCCAATCCGGCCTATGCGTCTTTAAACCTGGCCCAGGCCGTGGCTATCTGTGCCTACGAGCTATATCAACATAGCTTCCAGGCCAATGCTTTGCTCCCCCTTGCACCAGAGACGGGACAGGCTCCCCTAGAACATCTAGAGGCCTATTATCAACATCTCGAAACAATCCTGCTAGGAATTGGAGTACTTTATCCCCATACTGCCAAGGCTCGCATGGCTAAGTTAAGACGCATTTACCAAAGAGCCTGCCCGAGCACAGAAGAGGTGGCCCTCTTACGGGGAATTTTGCGTCAAATTGATTGGATTCAGCAACATTTGCCCCCAAAACCGGGTCAGGATGCTTAG
- a CDS encoding serine hydrolase: protein MPRSRPRRSERRSLTLVASPSEQAPETTPVVNPRPRSTARQPNVIIATGLYVLRLGILGAGLGVLAGTVLTTFAPTRFLSPEALASKKMSLSATAEDSRPIKPQHLVSNLNQWLQEPKPVASAAPTASSVPELTAPQRSMPAPSQEMTALTQKLQALAKPLQPKIKPYAYFIDVDNGQYVNLAGTQTLPAASTIKLPIVIAFFEDVDAGKVMLQEQLPLSKDVIGSGSGDMQYQVGKVKSYSALETVTKMIVISDNTATNMLIKRLGGKQALNQRFQAWGLTQTVINNPLPDLEGTNKTSPQDLVKALIKIHQGDTLSLKSRDRLLNIMQGTKTRTLLPQGLETDAKIAHKTGDIGTLLGDAGIIDMPNGKRYIGAVMATRPYNDPAARTLIQNISRTVYQHFKGTTPPPPTVASKPVSKPAPLVAKPKSLP from the coding sequence ATGCCCCGTTCAAGACCCCGCCGCTCGGAGCGTCGCTCCCTTACCCTGGTTGCCTCTCCCTCAGAACAGGCCCCGGAAACAACCCCTGTTGTTAATCCTCGTCCTCGTAGTACAGCTCGCCAACCCAATGTCATTATCGCAACCGGTCTTTACGTTCTGCGCCTCGGTATTCTAGGGGCGGGTCTAGGAGTACTGGCGGGAACAGTATTAACGACCTTTGCCCCGACTCGTTTTCTCTCCCCTGAGGCCTTAGCCTCTAAAAAAATGTCGCTCTCAGCCACAGCTGAGGATTCCCGGCCGATTAAACCTCAACACCTGGTATCTAATCTGAATCAGTGGTTGCAAGAACCCAAGCCCGTCGCCTCAGCCGCTCCAACCGCATCCTCTGTGCCGGAACTGACTGCTCCCCAGCGGTCGATGCCGGCCCCCAGCCAAGAGATGACAGCTCTGACCCAAAAATTGCAGGCCCTGGCCAAGCCGCTCCAGCCGAAAATCAAACCCTACGCCTACTTCATTGATGTAGACAATGGGCAGTACGTTAACCTAGCGGGAACTCAAACCCTACCTGCAGCAAGTACAATTAAACTCCCCATTGTCATCGCCTTTTTTGAGGATGTGGATGCGGGAAAAGTGATGCTCCAGGAACAACTCCCCCTCTCCAAGGATGTGATTGGCAGTGGCTCAGGAGATATGCAGTACCAAGTCGGGAAAGTCAAGAGTTACAGCGCTCTGGAAACCGTCACCAAAATGATTGTAATTAGCGACAATACCGCAACGAATATGCTGATTAAACGTCTGGGGGGCAAACAGGCCTTAAATCAACGCTTCCAGGCCTGGGGGTTAACCCAAACGGTTATTAATAATCCCCTACCGGATCTCGAAGGCACCAACAAGACCAGTCCCCAGGATCTGGTCAAGGCCCTGATCAAGATTCACCAAGGGGATACGCTCTCGCTCAAGTCCCGCGACCGCCTGCTGAACATTATGCAGGGTACTAAAACCCGGACTCTCCTCCCCCAAGGCTTGGAAACAGATGCCAAGATTGCCCATAAAACGGGGGATATTGGTACCCTGTTGGGAGATGCGGGCATTATTGATATGCCCAATGGTAAGCGCTACATTGGTGCAGTGATGGCCACTCGGCCCTACAACGACCCTGCGGCTCGTACCCTGATTCAAAATATTTCCCGCACTGTTTACCAGCACTTTAAGGGCACAACCCCTCCGCCTCCAACAGTGGCCAGTAAACCCGTGAGTAAACCAGCCCCACTGGTAGCTAAGCCCAAGTCCTTGCCTTAG
- a CDS encoding aldo/keto reductase, giving the protein MQYRRFGKTGLALSVFSLGTMRCLASEAVMAETVHQAWAAGINHLETARGYGNSEVYLGRVFRSLPRDQIYLTSKLCPTPDAASLSQALDDSLARLQVDYLDCLALHGINTPQHLAWVTQPGGCFSVLQQAQAAGKIRHIGFSTHGPLELVLSTIQTGLFEFVNLHYYTFYQRLAPAIALAQSLDLGIFIISPADKGGQLYNPPQRLRELCHPLTPLGLNYRFLLSDPRITTLSVGPANAQELQEPLEWADQVGPLTPLEQARLQGLEVQARQALDSDYCRQCYACLPCPEDINIPEILRLRNLALAYDMQAFGQYRYQMLENAGHWFPGRRGHHCTDCGDCLPRCPEQLAIPNLLRDAHQRLQGQARRRLWD; this is encoded by the coding sequence GTGCAATATCGTCGTTTTGGTAAAACGGGCCTGGCCCTGTCAGTGTTTTCCTTGGGAACCATGCGTTGTCTGGCCTCAGAAGCCGTCATGGCCGAAACCGTCCATCAGGCCTGGGCCGCTGGCATCAATCATCTGGAAACGGCTCGGGGTTACGGTAACAGCGAAGTGTACCTAGGACGAGTATTCCGTTCACTGCCCCGCGACCAAATTTACCTGACCAGCAAACTCTGTCCCACACCGGATGCGGCCAGTCTAAGCCAAGCGTTGGACGACTCCCTGGCCCGCTTGCAGGTGGATTACTTGGATTGCTTGGCCCTCCACGGCATTAATACCCCCCAGCATCTAGCCTGGGTTACTCAACCAGGGGGTTGTTTCTCGGTTCTCCAACAGGCCCAAGCGGCCGGCAAAATTCGACACATTGGTTTTTCTACCCATGGCCCCCTGGAACTCGTCCTCTCGACGATCCAAACCGGCTTATTTGAATTCGTTAATCTCCACTACTACACCTTCTATCAACGGCTAGCGCCTGCTATTGCGCTGGCCCAGTCCCTCGACCTAGGCATTTTTATTATTTCTCCTGCGGATAAGGGAGGCCAACTTTACAACCCGCCCCAACGCTTAAGGGAACTCTGTCATCCCCTCACGCCCCTGGGCCTGAATTATCGTTTTCTGCTCAGTGATCCCCGCATTACGACGCTGAGCGTTGGCCCAGCCAATGCCCAGGAATTACAGGAACCTCTAGAGTGGGCCGACCAAGTTGGCCCCTTAACTCCCCTGGAACAAGCTCGACTCCAGGGGCTAGAAGTCCAGGCCCGACAGGCCCTCGACTCGGACTATTGCCGTCAATGCTATGCGTGTTTACCCTGCCCAGAGGACATCAATATTCCTGAAATTCTCCGGCTCCGTAATTTGGCCCTGGCTTACGACATGCAAGCTTTTGGCCAATATCGTTACCAAATGCTCGAAAATGCGGGTCATTGGTTCCCTGGCCGTCGAGGCCACCATTGTACGGACTGTGGCGATTGTTTGCCCCGTTGTCCTGAACAATTGGCTATTCCCAATCTATTGCGGGATGCGCACCAACGCCTACAGGGCCAGGCCCGTCGTCGCCTCTGGGATTGA
- a CDS encoding bifunctional nuclease family protein produces MIEMKVAGIALDAVTRSPIVLLKDGSDRRALPIYIGQDQARAIIGALENQKPTRPLTHDLIVNLFQAWDLVLDRIIIHSLQDNTFYAVLCLEQGQIKKEIDCRPSDAIAIALRLNTPIWVMEEVIADASIPVDRDADEEERQAFRDFISNLRPEDLIKQAGLSSEEESEQS; encoded by the coding sequence ATGATTGAAATGAAAGTTGCTGGAATTGCTCTGGATGCGGTTACTCGCAGTCCTATTGTTCTACTGAAAGACGGTTCTGATCGTCGGGCCCTCCCCATCTACATTGGCCAAGACCAAGCCCGGGCCATTATTGGGGCGCTAGAAAACCAGAAGCCGACCCGGCCCCTCACCCACGACTTGATCGTCAATCTCTTCCAGGCCTGGGATTTGGTACTTGACCGCATTATTATCCATTCCCTCCAGGACAATACCTTCTACGCCGTTCTCTGCTTGGAACAGGGCCAAATTAAAAAAGAAATTGACTGCCGCCCCAGTGATGCCATTGCCATCGCCCTGCGCTTAAATACCCCCATCTGGGTGATGGAAGAGGTGATTGCCGATGCCTCCATTCCCGTGGATCGGGATGCGGACGAAGAGGAGCGCCAGGCCTTCCGGGACTTTATTTCTAATCTGCGGCCCGAAGATCTGATCAAACAGGCTGGCCTTAGCTCCGAAGAAGAAAGTGAACAGTCCTAG
- a CDS encoding molybdenum cofactor biosynthesis protein MoaE, which translates to MQQFFLTGDAIQAEALNQLLKHPQAGALVVFEGWVRNHNQGHPVRALDYEIYMALAQKEGERILTEACGQFSLHGAIACHRYGSLQLGDAAVWVGTTASHREQAFLAARYIIDQIKHRLPIWKKEYYQDLPAQWVYCRDHDHS; encoded by the coding sequence ATGCAACAGTTTTTTTTGACGGGTGACGCGATCCAGGCTGAGGCCCTAAACCAATTGCTAAAACATCCCCAAGCCGGGGCCCTGGTAGTCTTTGAAGGCTGGGTGAGAAACCATAACCAGGGCCACCCCGTTAGGGCCCTAGACTACGAAATCTACATGGCCCTGGCCCAAAAGGAAGGGGAACGGATCCTAACCGAAGCCTGTGGCCAATTTTCCCTACACGGGGCCATTGCTTGCCATCGCTACGGCAGTCTGCAACTGGGGGATGCCGCCGTCTGGGTCGGCACCACCGCCAGCCATCGTGAACAGGCCTTTTTAGCCGCTCGCTACATCATCGACCAGATTAAGCACCGACTGCCCATCTGGAAAAAAGAGTATTACCAAGACCTACCGGCCCAATGGGTCTATTGCCGCGACCATGATCATTCTTGA
- a CDS encoding MoaD/ThiS family protein: MTSVTVKYFAALREAALIPEETIHTEASTYRGLYRELTTQYGFSLPEDAIRVAIDDDFADLDDDLKSGVTVVFIPPVAGG, from the coding sequence ATGACCTCCGTAACGGTTAAATATTTTGCGGCCCTGCGAGAAGCGGCCTTGATCCCAGAAGAAACGATCCACACTGAGGCTTCTACCTATCGGGGCCTTTACCGAGAATTGACCACTCAATACGGTTTTTCTCTGCCGGAAGATGCTATCCGGGTGGCCATTGATGATGACTTTGCGGACTTGGATGATGATCTTAAGTCTGGTGTGACGGTGGTTTTCATTCCCCCCGTGGCGGGAGGTTAG
- the moaC gene encoding cyclic pyranopterin monophosphate synthase MoaC, whose amino-acid sequence MLTHLNAQNQPTMVDVSAKSTTARRAKAQAQIQLPEALRAYLQGEEVWLKKGPVFQTAIIAGTMAVKKTAEAIPFCHTIPIESCRLAVHLNPQLLATVTCEVKTTGKTGVEMEALHGATIAALTIYDMCKAVSPDMVIGEVRLLEKSGGKSDLHQRPVYGLVLTGGQSKRMQRDKALLNYQGQPHARYLYYLLEQYCEKVYLSARPQQWQGTALETLPMLLDPAESQGPITGIYQALQTHPEVNWLVLACDLAYVQAPVLEKLLAQHDPTKVATCYQNSEQAFPEALCALYTPQALEVFEQALAQEQYCPVKILQRVPCQLVPPDHPQDIANINTPQAYEQAIHDLRNG is encoded by the coding sequence ATGCTGACCCACTTGAATGCTCAAAACCAACCCACCATGGTGGATGTTTCCGCCAAATCCACAACGGCCCGCCGGGCCAAAGCCCAGGCCCAGATCCAACTCCCCGAGGCCCTGCGGGCATACCTCCAAGGGGAAGAAGTCTGGCTGAAAAAAGGGCCCGTCTTCCAAACTGCCATCATTGCCGGGACGATGGCCGTCAAAAAAACCGCCGAGGCCATTCCCTTTTGCCACACCATTCCCATTGAGTCCTGCCGACTAGCGGTGCATTTAAACCCCCAACTCCTGGCCACCGTGACCTGCGAGGTCAAAACCACGGGTAAAACCGGCGTTGAAATGGAGGCCCTCCACGGGGCCACCATCGCGGCCCTAACTATTTACGATATGTGCAAGGCCGTTTCCCCGGATATGGTGATTGGCGAGGTGCGTCTGCTGGAAAAAAGCGGCGGCAAAAGCGACCTCCACCAGCGCCCCGTCTACGGACTGGTTCTCACCGGCGGCCAGAGCAAGCGGATGCAACGGGATAAGGCCCTGCTGAACTACCAGGGCCAGCCCCATGCTCGCTATCTCTATTACCTGTTGGAACAATACTGCGAAAAAGTCTATCTCTCGGCCCGGCCCCAGCAATGGCAAGGAACCGCGCTGGAAACGTTACCGATGCTCCTAGACCCAGCGGAGAGCCAGGGCCCAATTACCGGCATTTATCAAGCGTTACAGACCCATCCCGAAGTCAACTGGTTGGTATTGGCCTGCGACCTGGCCTATGTCCAGGCCCCGGTGCTGGAAAAACTGCTGGCCCAGCATGACCCGACCAAGGTGGCCACCTGTTATCAGAATTCAGAACAAGCCTTCCCAGAGGCCCTCTGCGCCCTCTATACGCCCCAGGCCCTAGAGGTGTTTGAACAGGCCCTGGCCCAGGAACAATACTGTCCGGTTAAAATCCTGCAAAGGGTTCCCTGCCAGTTGGTGCCCCCCGACCATCCCCAGGACATTGCCAACATCAACACTCCCCAAGCCTACGAGCAAGCGATCCATGACCTCCGTAACGGTTAA
- the moaA gene encoding GTP 3',8-cyclase MoaA — protein MVEPRLIDAYGRIIRKLRLSLTDTCNLRCRYCMPVDAVFMDKQDYLSPQDYEDIVAELIDFGLEELRLTGGEPLLRGAFPEIATRLARLPLRKIGLTTNGILLDRYLDVLQDCRIQSLNISLDSLELNAFQQMTHGHQLARVLENIQKAKERGFQIKINTVMMRGLNDRELLNFVNYSRQLQIEVRFLELMRIGYACQEQTERFISAQELIDRLRPWVTLEPVASPLDSTSFNFVTPCGARLGFIASESQPFCGYCSRWRLSADGIMRACLLKSEGLSLRGLTAAQRQATYQSLLGMKPYRRPAEVSHAMNRIGG, from the coding sequence ATGGTAGAACCTCGTTTAATCGATGCCTACGGTCGCATTATTCGTAAATTGCGCCTTTCTCTGACGGATACCTGTAACCTTCGCTGTCGCTACTGTATGCCCGTCGATGCCGTTTTTATGGATAAACAGGATTATTTATCCCCCCAAGACTACGAAGACATTGTGGCGGAACTCATTGACTTCGGCCTGGAAGAACTACGCTTAACCGGGGGAGAACCCTTGCTGAGAGGGGCTTTCCCAGAGATTGCCACCCGTCTGGCCCGCCTGCCTCTACGCAAAATTGGCCTGACCACTAATGGTATTTTGCTCGACCGTTACCTCGATGTGCTCCAGGATTGTCGCATTCAATCCCTCAATATTAGTTTAGATAGTTTAGAACTCAATGCCTTCCAGCAAATGACCCATGGCCATCAATTAGCAAGGGTTTTAGAAAATATCCAAAAAGCTAAAGAACGGGGTTTTCAAATTAAAATTAATACTGTCATGATGCGGGGCCTAAACGATCGTGAATTACTCAACTTTGTGAACTATTCCCGACAGTTACAAATCGAGGTCAGGTTTTTAGAACTCATGCGCATTGGCTATGCTTGCCAGGAACAAACCGAGCGCTTTATTTCGGCTCAGGAATTAATCGACCGGCTCCGGCCCTGGGTCACGCTGGAACCCGTGGCCAGTCCCCTGGATTCCACCTCTTTTAATTTTGTGACGCCTTGCGGAGCCCGTTTGGGGTTCATCGCCTCGGAATCCCAACCCTTCTGCGGCTATTGTTCCCGCTGGCGGCTCTCGGCGGACGGCATTATGCGGGCCTGTTTGCTGAAAAGCGAGGGCCTCTCCCTACGGGGCCTAACGGCGGCCCAACGCCAAGCCACCTACCAATCCCTGTTGGGCATGAAACCCTACCGTCGTCCGGCGGAGGTATCCCATGCCATGAATCGCATCGGAGGCTGA
- a CDS encoding molybdopterin molybdotransferase MoeA — protein sequence MMTVAQASQLIHQHLPDWGEDVVSLEDPQPEMALAALIADRAYPPADRVMMDGIALSWASYAKGQRQFLILGTVAAGDSPLSLTDPQACLEVMTGAVLPLGTDLVIPYEHLKIQAGLAQITLEQARQPGDNVHLAHSDCPAGAVILPAPFVLNGPRWGIAASFGQTRLRCRRRPKIKLIATGNELLDPDDQPQVYQLRRSNVYALQASLQLQGYPVVAIDQVPDDPDILAEHYQAQATEYDVLIYSGGVSKGKFDYLPTVWQSQGVRPYVQGVAQRPGKPLWFGVDSTHNTAVFGLPGNPISSLICLHRYFLPWPGRYAQLTESITFKPDLTYFLPVKIEYSPQSQILAYPLPMKNSGEFVALAQSDGFLELPQQFSDFEAGQSFPFYSWWPW from the coding sequence ATGATGACTGTTGCCCAAGCTAGCCAACTGATTCACCAACACTTGCCCGATTGGGGAGAGGACGTTGTTTCCCTGGAAGATCCCCAGCCCGAAATGGCCCTAGCGGCCTTGATCGCAGACCGGGCTTATCCGCCAGCCGACCGGGTGATGATGGATGGTATTGCCCTCTCCTGGGCCAGTTATGCCAAAGGGCAACGACAGTTTCTGATCCTCGGCACCGTTGCGGCCGGTGATTCCCCTTTATCTCTCACCGATCCCCAGGCCTGTTTAGAAGTGATGACCGGGGCTGTTTTACCCCTGGGCACGGATCTAGTCATTCCCTACGAACATCTCAAGATTCAGGCGGGCCTGGCCCAGATTACCCTCGAACAAGCTCGCCAACCGGGGGACAATGTTCATCTTGCCCACAGTGATTGCCCGGCCGGGGCAGTGATTTTACCGGCTCCCTTTGTTCTGAATGGCCCTCGTTGGGGGATTGCCGCCTCCTTTGGCCAAACTCGTCTGCGCTGTCGTCGTCGGCCGAAAATTAAGCTGATCGCCACCGGCAATGAATTGCTTGACCCCGATGACCAGCCCCAGGTCTATCAATTGCGTCGTTCCAATGTCTATGCCCTCCAGGCCTCCCTGCAGCTCCAGGGTTATCCTGTCGTCGCCATTGACCAGGTGCCCGATGACCCTGATATTTTGGCGGAGCATTACCAGGCCCAGGCCACTGAGTATGATGTATTGATCTATTCCGGCGGGGTTTCTAAGGGTAAGTTTGATTATCTGCCAACCGTGTGGCAAAGCCAGGGCGTCAGGCCCTACGTCCAGGGAGTGGCGCAACGACCGGGGAAACCCCTCTGGTTCGGAGTTGATTCCACCCACAACACGGCGGTTTTTGGCCTGCCGGGCAATCCCATTTCCAGCCTAATCTGTCTGCACCGCTACTTTTTGCCCTGGCCAGGGCGCTATGCTCAACTAACAGAGTCCATCACGTTTAAACCGGATTTGACTTACTTTTTACCCGTCAAAATTGAGTACAGTCCCCAGTCCCAGATTCTCGCCTATCCCCTACCCATGAAAAATTCAGGGGAATTTGTGGCCCTGGCCCAGAGTGATGGCTTTCTAGAATTGCCCCAGCAGTTTTCTGACTTTGAAGCCGGTCAATCGTTTCCCTTCTATTCCTGGTGGCCATGGTAG
- a CDS encoding CmpA/NrtA family ABC transporter substrate-binding protein gives MSISRRKFLLTTGAAAAGSVILNSVGDTITQAQTISPEVKKARLGFIALTDAAPLIIAQEKGFFAKYGMTEVEVVKQASWPVTRDNLELGSGGGGIDGAHILSPMPYLMSLGTITKTKRPVPMYILARLNTNGQGISIDNKYKALKVGLDSKAFKVALDKAKASGKEAKIAMTFPGGTHDLWIRYWLAAGGVDPNKDVSVIPVPPPQMVANMKVGNMEAFCVGEPWNAQLVTQKEGYSALITGQLWKNHPEKAFSMRKDWVDKNPKAAQAILMAILEAQQWCDKPANKAEMAKIIGGREYLKVAVSDILPRLQGKVDFGDGRTLNNPDLAMKFWANNASYPYKSHDLWFLTEDIRWGYLPASTNTKAIIDKVNREDLWKKAAKAIKVPANQIPSSTSRGVETFFDGTKFDPNNPKAYLNSLKIKAIKS, from the coding sequence ATGAGCATTTCTCGTCGCAAATTTCTGCTAACCACCGGGGCCGCCGCCGCGGGAAGCGTTATTCTCAACAGTGTGGGCGATACGATCACCCAAGCGCAAACGATTAGCCCTGAAGTCAAGAAAGCCAGATTAGGCTTTATCGCGCTAACGGATGCGGCTCCTTTAATTATCGCCCAGGAAAAAGGCTTTTTTGCTAAGTACGGCATGACAGAAGTGGAAGTCGTTAAACAAGCTTCTTGGCCCGTAACCCGCGACAACTTAGAACTGGGTTCTGGTGGTGGCGGCATTGACGGGGCCCATATCCTCAGCCCCATGCCCTATCTGATGTCCCTAGGAACCATCACCAAAACGAAGCGACCCGTCCCGATGTATATTCTTGCTCGCTTAAATACTAACGGACAGGGGATCTCGATCGACAATAAGTATAAAGCCCTTAAAGTGGGACTCGATAGCAAAGCCTTTAAAGTAGCTCTGGATAAAGCCAAAGCGTCAGGCAAAGAGGCGAAAATCGCGATGACGTTCCCCGGTGGAACCCATGATTTATGGATTCGCTATTGGTTAGCCGCCGGAGGGGTCGATCCGAATAAAGATGTTTCGGTGATTCCTGTTCCGCCCCCGCAGATGGTAGCCAATATGAAAGTCGGCAACATGGAAGCTTTTTGTGTTGGCGAACCTTGGAACGCCCAATTGGTAACGCAAAAAGAGGGGTATAGCGCCCTGATTACCGGGCAATTATGGAAAAATCACCCCGAAAAAGCCTTCTCGATGCGGAAAGATTGGGTGGATAAAAACCCGAAGGCCGCCCAGGCGATTTTGATGGCGATTCTTGAAGCCCAGCAATGGTGCGACAAGCCGGCCAATAAAGCGGAAATGGCAAAAATCATTGGCGGGCGTGAGTACTTAAAGGTAGCAGTCTCCGATATTCTCCCGCGTCTGCAGGGTAAGGTTGATTTCGGTGACGGTCGTACCTTGAATAACCCCGACTTGGCGATGAAATTTTGGGCGAATAACGCTTCCTACCCTTACAAGAGCCATGATCTCTGGTTCTTAACCGAAGATATTCGTTGGGGTTATCTCCCAGCTAGCACGAATACGAAGGCTATTATCGATAAAGTGAACAGGGAAGACCTCTGGAAGAAAGCCGCAAAAGCAATTAAAGTTCCTGCGAATCAAATTCCCTCGAGTACCTCTCGCGGTGTAGAAACCTTTTTTGATGGGACGAAATTTGACCCAAATAACCCGAAAGCCTACCTTAATAGCTTGAAAATTAAGGCCATTAAGTCCTAG
- a CDS encoding ABC transporter substrate-binding protein, with amino-acid sequence MSSLSRRKFLLTAGATAVGTAILHGCTSGGNAPQTPASPSTNASPAAGGEAPEVTKAKLGFIALTDAAPLIVAKEKGLFAKYGMTEVEVLKQASWPVTRDNLELGSGGGGIDGAHILTPMPYLMSLGTITKTKKPLPMYILARLNTQGQGISVANVYKELKVALDSKPLKEAFAKAKAGGKELKVAMTFPGGTHDLWMRYWLAAGGIVPGKDVSVIPVPPPQMVANMKVGNMESFCVGEPWNAQLVNQKLGYSALITGQLWKNHPEKAFGMRKDWVDQNPKAAQALLKAVLEAQQWCDDPANKEEMVKIISDRQYLKVPPKDILGRLQGKVDFGDGRTIDDPDLAMKFWRDNASYPYKSHDLWFLTEDIRWGYLPASTDTKKIIDEVNREDLWKQAAQAIGVPVEQIPTSSSRGVETFFDGVKFDPENPKAYLDSLKIKTIKA; translated from the coding sequence ATGAGTAGTCTTTCTCGTCGCAAATTTTTGCTAACCGCCGGAGCCACCGCAGTCGGAACCGCCATACTCCACGGATGCACCTCCGGTGGTAACGCTCCTCAAACCCCGGCTTCCCCCAGCACCAATGCCAGTCCAGCGGCGGGGGGAGAGGCTCCAGAAGTGACCAAGGCCAAGTTAGGTTTTATTGCGCTGACCGATGCGGCGCCCTTGATTGTCGCCAAGGAAAAAGGTCTCTTTGCCAAGTACGGCATGACGGAAGTAGAAGTCCTCAAACAGGCCTCTTGGCCCGTGACTCGCGACAACTTAGAACTGGGTTCTGGGGGCGGCGGCATTGATGGGGCCCATATTCTCACCCCGATGCCCTACCTGATGTCCCTGGGAACCATCACCAAAACGAAAAAACCCTTACCTATGTATATCCTGGCCCGCTTAAATACCCAGGGCCAAGGGATTTCTGTTGCCAATGTCTATAAAGAGTTAAAAGTGGCCCTGGACAGTAAGCCCCTGAAGGAGGCCTTTGCTAAGGCCAAGGCGGGAGGCAAGGAATTGAAGGTAGCTATGACTTTTCCCGGGGGAACCCACGACCTCTGGATGCGTTACTGGCTAGCGGCTGGCGGCATTGTTCCTGGTAAAGATGTTTCTGTAATTCCGGTGCCGCCTCCGCAGATGGTGGCCAACATGAAGGTCGGCAACATGGAATCCTTCTGTGTCGGTGAACCCTGGAATGCGCAACTAGTCAACCAAAAATTAGGCTATTCTGCCCTGATTACCGGCCAACTCTGGAAAAATCACCCGGAAAAGGCCTTTGGTATGCGCAAAGACTGGGTGGATCAAAATCCCAAGGCCGCCCAGGCCCTGCTCAAAGCGGTTCTGGAAGCTCAACAATGGTGTGACGACCCCGCCAATAAAGAAGAAATGGTCAAAATCATCTCTGACCGTCAATACCTGAAGGTGCCACCCAAGGATATTCTGGGCCGTCTCCAGGGCAAGGTCGATTTTGGCGATGGCCGGACGATTGATGACCCAGACCTAGCGATGAAATTCTGGCGTGATAATGCCTCCTATCCCTACAAGAGCCATGACCTCTGGTTCCTCACCGAAGATATCCGCTGGGGTTATCTGCCGGCTAGCACGGACACGAAAAAGATTATTGACGAAGTGAACCGAGAAGACCTCTGGAAACAGGCTGCCCAGGCCATCGGTGTTCCCGTCGAGCAAATCCCCACCAGTTCCTCACGGGGAGTCGAAACCTTCTTCGATGGCGTTAAATTTGACCCCGAAAATCCGAAGGCCTATCTCGATAGTTTGAAGATCAAAACGATTAAGGCCTAG